The Belonocnema kinseyi isolate 2016_QV_RU_SX_M_011 chromosome 2, B_treatae_v1, whole genome shotgun sequence nucleotide sequence ttaatttaaaactttaaaattgcaggtactttagttgaataataataattttagtggaaaattcatcagtttagttaaaaattattttttttatctgatactttaactatttcattttttgttgaaaattgttcattttcagtttcaaattcaattattttcttaaaaatttgtcctttttattttaaaattcaactgttccattataaatttatgtatttcgttgaaaaactgtatttttttggtagaaaataaattttatgatttaaattaaatgttattattttaaaattcatgttttagttaaaattgcagGTACTctagtttaatattaataattttagtggaaaatttctcagtttcgttgaaaactaatttttttatctcataatttaactatttcattttttgctgaaaattgatcattttcagtttaaaattcaaccatttgattaaaatattgtcatttttattttaaaattcaactattccattaaaaattcatgtatttcgttggaaaattgtcttttttgagtagaaaattaattttctcgtttaaaaattcatcttttagttaaaaatgcaggtattttagttgaaactgtatctttttgttttaaatacaactgCTCCAGTAGAAGATTCAcgagatgaaatttaaactaaagagagTCCTCTTCtacaaaaaacgggttttcaacaaatagtgaaattttcacctaaaacagataaaatttcaactaaaaatagaataattaaattttcattaaaaacttcatGTTCAATAAAAtccaagtaaattttcaacgaaatagtagaattttcagccaagaagagtaaatttttatcaaaaaagataaattttcgacaaaaaatggaaatgttacaTTTCAGGTTTAAACGATTAGTTCTAGATAAGGCAAaactagttttaaacaaaaaacatcaatttttaaccaatataatgaattttttaccaaatagacgaattatcacagcaattttgaacaaaaaagaggaattagtcaCCAAGGAGTATAAATTATCtcccacaaattcgaattttcaatcaaatacaggaattttaaaccgAACATTTGAACTCTCAACTTATGaaggtaaattttgaaccaaaaatgtaagagttaaatcttctgttaaaaaacttagtttttaactagaaaaaacaattttgaataaaataattacattttaaataaaaaaaacttttgtaaaataaaatgatgaatcaacaaccaaataaattaatttttaacaaaatacttctaCTTCCAactaagttgaattttctaccaaaaaggatgaattctcaacgaaaaacgtgatatttgatatttcaaccaacaaggattttcattttataccaaaagtagttgaattcaaccaagaaagatgaattttcaaccaaatagtttgattccTCCATccaaagaggttaatttttaaacaaataattgcatttttaaaccataataatcaaattaacttCAATCTTAAATACTgataaaatatgtcttttttcagagcttaagttttcaaaaaatcaatcgAATAATAACGGCTATTGATGCGCAACCTATGTTCGATGGAGGTGTTCTGATTAACGTGCTCGGAAGGTTGCAGGTGAGTTTTATTGTACCTAATAATAATGAAATCTTACATATAATACCAAAAATTCCAATCAGTGTCAGCTTTGAAAAAAAAGTGATAAACTCCCAGCAGTAAAATGAGTTTACAGGGTGTCTGTCAGATACAGACATCCTGTAAACTCATTTTACTTTACTTTTCACAATTAGTGATCAGGATTTTTCATTTGGCTGtactaaaatgaatattaaaattgttttcatattttattagtctcaggaattttctaaaaaaattattatttctgagtCGATAtcattttgacttggaacagcgaattttcttttaaaaaattgatatttttgagttgGAACAGACAATTTTCTGAAGCAGTTTAGTAATTCTAAATTTgatcagaaaattttcgaaaaaattagtataattcagatatggaacaaggaattttccaaacgaattataattctgatttggaacattGAGTTTTCCacaagaatatcattttttattttgaactgaaaattttcgaaaagaattatgattctgattagaaatcgagattttttgaaaagaaaatgataGTTTTGACATGGAATAAGAAATTATCGAAACGAATTAAAATTCTGAGTTAGGATATGacaatttctaaaataagaaTGCAGGGTTCCGACAGGTCAGGGaaatttaaaactggtcaggAAAAAATGATCACATTTTTCATtgcaaacttatcttttttttttttttgctaaaaattcaactgcttggacACAAGTTAAACCAGTTAGTAAAAAAGTCTCTTTTTTGTTAtcgtttaagttaaaaatgtaaatgttttaatgaattttgtttatattacTTCTTTTAACTGTATATAGCACTATTacaatttaagtaaaaaagtcatatattttgttgaaaattcgtctttttctctaGAATTATAATCTTCTTGGTGCctaattaatctgtttggttgaaatttaatttctttggttgaaaatgaactatttttttatcaaaagttcaatCGTTcggttaaaactgcatttttttgtttaaatttcatcgttttggtccaaaattcatttctttggaggaaaatttaactattttgttgaaaattcgcctttctggtttaaacatttatttcttctcgtggaaatgtaatattttttagtaaaagttcCAGCATTCGgtttaaaactaacttttttgttgaaatattgtcttTGGCagaaaaatccaactgtttttaagaaaattcttccttttggccTAAAAACTgagaaattcaactgtctttggtttagaataaaaatattttgtagttaatatatCAACCATCacatttttcattccaaatttattattttttggttgaaaattcaactacttggaatCAAGTTAAACCAgttagttaaaattataatttttttggttgaagttttatcatATAAGTTACAAATGGGTATATTCTGTTAATTGATTTGTTTATTACttagtttaactaaaaatagaattgtttaatttttaatggaaaatcgatctttagttgaaaattcgtttttctttttaaaattaaaaattaagtttgtttcTTTGGGGATGTTCATGTTCATTgtggaactgaaaatgtaactattctattttttttttttttttgttggaaatctatattttttgtataaattcaactatttatttgataaaaaaatcttcctttttggtagaaaattaatctttttgttttcaaattgttCTTAATCGTTAAAGatctttttctttggttgaaaattaaacttttgttaaaattttgtttctttttattgaattttttttttcactgaaaattaaaccattccattttttcttgaaaattcatgtattttgttaaaaaagttttttttttttatagagattCAGTttcctcggttgaaaattcaacaatgtgtttgaaaattcgtcttttttataaaaaagtaatctgaaatttcaacttacacaaaaaatttagaaacaatcccatttttcattaacattattGAACTCCTAGGTGGGATTTTCGGGTAATTATCAGACCAAGAAAGTGAAAAATTGACTGGAAGGTAACTGAgcaatgaccgggaatttaaaattatccttCTGGTAGACACTCTGATATTAACACATGGTCTAACAAGAAATAATGCCTATTTTAGGCTACATGTATAATAAGTTCATTTACCTAAATTACTGCTTTGTTTTTATGTGGCAATGAAACATAGATATTAATTCTTAAGGAGACATAAATTATTTAGCTTAATTTTTTCCTTTGGCGAAAAATAACATGATTATCATAACCCCAAGCGTATTTAATTTCCTCaactattttcaatgtttaattttgttttcaagtcCAAAAATGTTCTTATATTGACTGATTGACATGAAAATTAACGGTTTTCTTGTCCAAGCAAATTTCCTTCTTTggtttatagaaataattttcattaatgctctttatataaataacaattgaacaattattgatttaaaaaaactcaaaatttaaataatttaacttccttTTCAAAAAGTGTgtattacaacaaatttaatcgttatatttttaatgtttttaacttgaaatcggaagctttcaattattattgttttaaaaatatgtactgaGATAAATGTCTGGCGTTaactttccttttttaaaaaaataattttgtgcgtGTATGGTTACAGGCTGACGAAGACCCACCACATTCTTTTTCCCAAGTTTTTGTGCTGAAACCTCTGGGTACTTCATTCTTCTGTCAACATGACATCTTCCGCCTTGGAATTCACGATACGGCGTGAATGAGTCAATCACGTGGTAATCCGTATGTGCAAAACCATAATCTGTAATGAATTCACTTTTGATACAAAATAAGGGAACCAGTTCTTGGGTAAAATTTTCCTTGTTATCAGATTGGCAATATCTTCGAGAAATTAGATTTCTCTGTGTCTACAAAAGCAAATATTTGCTTAATTTCGATTGTAATCTAATGcataaataataactttctgCTATGTACTTCGCTAACTTCAAAGGGAGAAAATTTCTTTGTTCATCCTATAATTTCTTAGAAGGACACATTTTGTATGATGCCCAAAATTCCCCATCCTTTGTAATAAATCTTTATAGACATGTCTTTTAATATGACGTTTTTTGTGTGACTACGTTTcctatcattataaaaaaaaccagcGGGCGATTTTcgcttaaaaagatttaaaggtgCGTGTGGTTcgatactatttttaaaataaatagcctcttgcagatcatttttgtttctttcatttaaaattatatggacaatgtttttattaatttaatcagACTTTTTTAATAGTTCTGGGTGGCCACTGGACCCAGAAACCGGGTTTTTTTTTAGGCCGAGAAAAACCAGaaaatgagagtgaatttattttctgaccggaaatttgacaaattttcagaagaaaaatctagaCAATCACATGAtataaatgcaatttaaaataagtttgatttgaactttttttaatgctaagttgaattgttaaattttgcgaATAATGAAGACTTACAAGGAGATGGTCAAAGTTTggtcttttttaaattagattattaACTTTAATTGTATCATTAACTTTCCGAAACATTATTTGCTAATGGCGACCCGTTTACGAAAAAATCAacttgaaaaaacaatttatggTTTTTgacatttatatttatcaatttcgcatgtaaaattatgtaaatatatgaTTTTAGACACTTGTTtatactataaaattaattttttcttgaatttttaataactgaaatttcaagttccttaatttttacactgtgaaaattgaaattttaatttttttaaatttttaattgttgaaaagtaaaaaattaagcaaatttcGTATTAAAAACAAGCGTAAGTatgttatatttacataattttacataaGACTTCTATGgacattttaattcataaaaaaaatttggaaaaaatcgattttttccattAAACGGTTTGCCAGTAGCAAATaatgttctgaaaaattaaaaaaatctcaactcatatatattttttcttacgcaattaaacattaaaagcgttttaaattgaattttttactccaACTGtacttcaagtattaaaaa carries:
- the LOC117167129 gene encoding probable nuclear transport factor 2; translation: MALNPAYETLGKNFVQHYYAQFDDPTQRPNLINMYDTELSFMTFEGLQIQGAIKIMEKLTSLSFQKINRIITAIDAQPMFDGGVLINVLGRLQADEDPPHSFSQVFVLKPLGTSFFCQHDIFRLGIHDTA